From bacterium, one genomic window encodes:
- a CDS encoding NADH-quinone oxidoreductase subunit J, which yields MAGQVFFYFLGVITIAGAVGVVALPSPLHGVLSLILCFLGLAGLYLTLGAEFIAAVQVVIYAGAIMVLFLFVIMLLNLGREERQVLQLPVQKLAGVVAALAIFVLLLNVVAARNAVTGAAGAYPAEKIAEIGNTQLLGKLLFSQYMLPFQAMGVLLFVGVIGAVVLARRRTR from the coding sequence GTGGCCGGGCAAGTTTTCTTTTATTTTCTCGGAGTGATCACGATTGCCGGCGCGGTGGGCGTGGTGGCGCTGCCGAGTCCGCTGCACGGCGTCCTCAGCCTGATCCTGTGTTTTTTGGGGCTCGCCGGGCTTTATCTGACCCTGGGCGCGGAGTTTATCGCGGCCGTTCAGGTGGTGATCTACGCCGGGGCCATCATGGTGCTTTTCCTGTTCGTCATCATGCTGCTCAACCTCGGGCGCGAGGAGCGCCAGGTGCTCCAGCTTCCGGTGCAAAAACTCGCCGGGGTGGTAGCCGCGCTGGCGATTTTCGTTTTGCTTCTCAATGTCGTGGCCGCGCGGAATGCCGTAACCGGCGCCGCCGGGGCGTATCCGGCCGAAAAAATTGCGGAGATTGGCAATACCCAGCTGCTCGGGAAGCTTCTCTTTTCGCAGTACATGCTTCCCTTCCAGGCGATGGGGGTTCTTTTGTTCGTGGGGGTCATCGGCGCCGTCGTGCTGGCGCGCCGGCGGACGCGGTAG
- the nuoI gene encoding NADH-quinone oxidoreductase subunit NuoI codes for MLGEICRGMWLTLKHAFKNRETVQYPEEKEEMPKGYRGLHKLLLWEDGLERCVGCKLCSAACPVDCIYVDSEENDPANPTSKGERFARIYEINELRCIFCGYCEEACPVGAIVLGSEYEFCQDDRDKFLYAKKDLLVKTPDEVPELQHRYDEKKLLTYV; via the coding sequence ATGCTGGGCGAAATCTGCAGAGGGATGTGGCTCACGCTCAAGCACGCTTTCAAGAACCGCGAGACGGTGCAGTACCCCGAAGAGAAGGAAGAGATGCCGAAGGGCTACCGGGGGCTCCACAAGCTCCTCCTCTGGGAGGACGGCTTGGAGCGCTGCGTCGGCTGCAAGCTCTGCTCGGCGGCCTGCCCGGTGGACTGCATCTACGTGGATTCGGAGGAAAACGATCCGGCGAATCCCACCTCGAAGGGGGAGCGTTTCGCCCGCATCTACGAGATCAACGAGCTGCGCTGCATCTTTTGCGGATATTGCGAGGAAGCATGTCCGGTCGGGGCAATCGTGCTCGGAAGCGAGTATGAATTCTGTCAGGACGATCGGGACAAGTTCCTCTACGCGAAAAAAGATCTGCTCGTGAAGACGCCGGATGAGGTGCCGGAGTTGCAGCACCGCTACGACGAAAAGAAGCTGCTGACCTACGTTTAA
- the nuoH gene encoding NADH-quinone oxidoreductase subunit NuoH, with protein MIDLAVILIKVVVVFFGLLLLAAYMTWMERRVFGLLQVRYGPNRVGPAGLLQPIADGIKLMFKESLIPAQADKAIYLLAPIVTLIPAMSAMAVVPFGDSITVLGRKVDLVIADVNVGILYIFALAGIGIYGIVLAGWASNSKYPLLGGLRSSAQMISYELSMGLSLLGVIMISGTLSLKGIVAAQADLPFIVLQPVGFLIFLICMVAETNRAPFDLPEAESELTAGFHTEYSSMGFAMFFLAEYCNMITLSAVGATFFLGGWRGPFFPSVVWFLLKVLLFMFFFMWLRATTPRLRYDQLMGFGWKVLLPLSILNVIATAGVIAFLGL; from the coding sequence ATGATCGATCTGGCTGTGATCCTCATCAAGGTGGTCGTGGTCTTCTTCGGGCTTTTGCTTCTGGCGGCCTACATGACCTGGATGGAGCGGCGGGTGTTCGGCCTGTTGCAGGTGCGCTATGGGCCGAACCGCGTCGGCCCGGCGGGCCTTTTGCAGCCCATTGCCGACGGCATCAAGCTCATGTTCAAGGAGTCCCTCATCCCGGCGCAGGCCGATAAGGCGATCTATCTTCTGGCGCCGATCGTGACGCTGATTCCGGCGATGTCGGCGATGGCGGTGGTTCCCTTCGGGGACTCGATCACCGTTCTCGGCCGGAAGGTGGATTTGGTGATCGCCGATGTGAACGTCGGCATCCTGTACATCTTCGCGCTGGCGGGCATCGGCATCTACGGGATCGTCCTGGCGGGCTGGGCCTCGAACAGCAAGTATCCTCTGCTGGGCGGACTGCGCTCCTCGGCCCAGATGATCAGCTACGAGCTCTCGATGGGCCTCTCGCTTCTGGGCGTCATCATGATCTCGGGGACGCTCAGCCTCAAGGGGATCGTGGCGGCGCAGGCGGATCTGCCCTTCATCGTTCTGCAGCCGGTGGGGTTTTTGATCTTCCTCATCTGCATGGTTGCCGAGACGAACCGCGCGCCCTTCGATCTTCCCGAGGCGGAGAGCGAGCTGACGGCGGGGTTTCACACCGAGTACAGCAGCATGGGCTTCGCCATGTTCTTCCTCGCCGAGTATTGCAACATGATCACGCTCTCGGCGGTGGGGGCGACATTTTTCCTGGGCGGATGGCGGGGGCCTTTCTTTCCCTCGGTCGTCTGGTTCCTGCTCAAGGTGCTGCTGTTCATGTTCTTTTTCATGTGGCTTCGCGCGACGACGCCGCGCCTGCGGTATGATCAATTGATGGGTTTCGGGTGGAAGGTGCTCCTTCCGCTTTCGATTTTAAACGTGATTGCCACGGCGGGCGTGATTGCGTTCCTGGGGCTTTAG